From Pseudothermotoga thermarum DSM 5069, a single genomic window includes:
- a CDS encoding 2-hydroxyacyl-CoA dehydratase subunit D gives MSKRSVAFGKLLRKYIYNPSKARRILKTGLSAEFLRRKTVAVLKNDFSSWMDYCALQVVQKAIFGKNVVWVNLLFPVEILLAFDLHPVSAEGLAGAFASMLLEDVAISKAESMGIARNMCTFHRTSLGINLLGIFPKPLFVATTNVLCDGNIPTFYTHSRLFNIKFFLLDIPRKELPSNKDYVTKQLEDFIVEIEKLLNKKFDMKKLKIILEIEKETHDILREVYQKFCEEPIKMKLYQHVNIMYSLHVNPSLVTLKAARSLLKGYPTYKNVEKRLLWLYLTPYYDNELYEIFGEKSKFAVVTSELEWDWLDWKIDTSRPLETLADKLLKNYQTGSLERRLQLIKKLALDFKVDGVIQFNHWGCKQSSGSVSLIKEELGKIGIPFLSLDGDCVDHNNQSAAQYKTKVNAFLEMIS, from the coding sequence ATGAGTAAAAGAAGTGTTGCCTTTGGGAAATTATTGAGAAAATATATCTATAATCCTTCAAAAGCTCGTAGAATTTTGAAAACAGGGCTTTCCGCGGAGTTTCTCAGAAGAAAAACTGTTGCAGTTTTGAAAAACGATTTTTCAAGCTGGATGGATTACTGTGCTTTGCAAGTCGTTCAAAAAGCTATTTTTGGTAAAAATGTTGTTTGGGTGAATTTGCTTTTTCCGGTTGAGATTCTGCTAGCCTTTGATTTGCATCCTGTTTCAGCTGAGGGACTAGCTGGCGCTTTTGCTTCAATGCTGCTGGAGGATGTTGCTATATCTAAAGCTGAGTCGATGGGGATCGCACGTAACATGTGCACCTTTCACAGAACCAGCCTTGGAATAAATCTTCTTGGAATTTTTCCAAAGCCGTTGTTCGTTGCAACAACGAATGTATTGTGTGATGGGAATATCCCAACTTTCTATACTCATTCAAGGCTGTTCAACATCAAGTTTTTTCTTTTGGATATACCAAGGAAAGAGCTTCCCTCAAACAAAGATTATGTAACAAAACAACTTGAGGACTTCATTGTTGAAATTGAAAAGCTTTTGAACAAGAAGTTTGACATGAAAAAACTTAAGATAATCCTTGAAATTGAGAAAGAAACCCACGATATTTTGCGGGAAGTTTATCAAAAATTTTGTGAAGAACCAATTAAGATGAAGTTGTATCAGCATGTGAACATTATGTACTCGCTTCACGTCAATCCAAGTTTGGTAACTTTGAAAGCCGCAAGATCTTTATTGAAAGGTTATCCCACCTATAAAAATGTGGAGAAAAGATTGCTTTGGTTGTATCTTACACCTTATTATGACAACGAGCTTTATGAAATTTTCGGTGAAAAATCCAAATTCGCAGTTGTAACCAGTGAACTTGAATGGGATTGGCTTGATTGGAAAATCGACACTTCAAGACCTTTGGAAACTCTTGCCGATAAGCTTTTAAAAAATTACCAAACAGGTTCGCTTGAAAGAAGGCTTCAATTGATAAAGAAACTTGCTTTAGATTTTAAGGTTGATGGCGTGATACAGTTCAACCATTGGGGTTGTAAGCAATCTTCCGGCTCTGTTTCTTTGATAAAGGAAGAACTTGGAAAAATTGGCATTCCGTTCCTTTCTTTGGACGGCGATTGCGTTGATCACAACAATCAATCTGCCGCTCAATACAAAACAAAGGTAAATGCTTTTTTGGAGATGATATCATGA
- a CDS encoding acyl-CoA dehydratase activase, producing MIIYNCPRVPFEFFMCLDIPYRRVEIKGCEFENFHPNVCSFCRRTIADLPKDAVLFWIDSCDSMRRSVDFLTKTHSVFTLHLPTVVNQHSKEKLKKDLEVVLLKLEKFFGKKVSREKLLEVQKKLYEDIEKLEQAVYQFRFEEAKVLYERITGSKYVGPMKNHGKPLIVLGSPVDENFIRIVEENKVLPINATCSGPLVLFSQLEYTKDPFENIALRLLGQRLFCARSLQERQTEWIFEKFKTNLAVIHTVKFCDFYWFDEMQLKSLNVKFVTVENDFSMNHQQIKTRLEALIEMEKGIERRESKTKYYVGIDSGSTTTKIAVLDENKNLLYKEVVKTGAYPVKVATMLFEKVLSKLKISREEAFVVATGYGRSLLDFADLQVTEITCHAKGVREIFPNVKTIIDIGGQDSKVIKLEDGQVKDFVMNDKCAAGTGRFLEVMAHTLEVPIEKIGEVALFAKENLSISSVCTVFAESEVISLRSSGHKVEDILKAVHMAIAKRLIAMYGRVNGESPVVLTGGVAKNIAIKKCLEELLNTSIQVPQDPTVTGALGAAVIGLETCLKRV from the coding sequence ATGATAATCTACAACTGTCCACGAGTTCCTTTCGAGTTTTTCATGTGTTTGGATATACCATATCGTAGGGTTGAGATCAAAGGCTGCGAATTTGAAAATTTTCATCCAAACGTTTGCTCTTTTTGCAGAAGAACCATCGCCGATCTGCCAAAAGACGCCGTGCTCTTTTGGATTGATTCTTGCGACTCGATGAGACGTTCCGTTGACTTTTTGACGAAAACCCACAGCGTTTTTACGTTGCATCTGCCAACTGTGGTTAATCAGCACAGCAAAGAAAAGCTTAAAAAAGACCTTGAAGTTGTCTTGCTGAAGCTGGAAAAGTTCTTTGGCAAAAAGGTGAGTAGAGAAAAACTGCTTGAGGTTCAAAAAAAGCTGTACGAGGATATTGAAAAACTCGAGCAAGCAGTTTATCAATTTCGTTTTGAAGAAGCCAAAGTTTTGTACGAAAGAATAACTGGTTCAAAGTACGTTGGACCTATGAAAAACCATGGAAAGCCTTTGATAGTACTTGGATCACCTGTGGATGAAAATTTCATTCGCATCGTTGAAGAAAACAAGGTTCTCCCAATCAACGCCACGTGCAGTGGACCACTTGTTTTGTTTTCACAACTTGAATACACAAAAGATCCGTTTGAAAACATAGCCTTGAGACTACTTGGCCAAAGACTTTTCTGTGCAAGATCTCTCCAAGAAAGGCAAACAGAGTGGATATTTGAAAAATTCAAAACCAACCTTGCCGTAATTCATACGGTAAAGTTCTGCGATTTTTACTGGTTTGACGAAATGCAACTAAAAAGTTTAAACGTAAAGTTTGTAACGGTTGAGAACGATTTTTCAATGAATCATCAGCAAATCAAAACTCGTTTGGAGGCGCTGATCGAAATGGAAAAAGGTATTGAGAGAAGGGAATCTAAAACAAAATATTACGTCGGTATTGACAGTGGTTCTACAACAACGAAAATAGCGGTTTTGGATGAGAATAAAAACTTGCTTTACAAAGAAGTCGTAAAAACTGGTGCATACCCAGTCAAGGTTGCGACGATGCTTTTTGAAAAGGTTTTAAGCAAGTTGAAAATTTCAAGAGAAGAAGCTTTCGTTGTTGCAACTGGGTATGGCAGATCGCTTTTAGACTTTGCAGATTTACAAGTTACCGAAATAACATGTCACGCCAAGGGGGTTCGGGAGATTTTTCCAAACGTGAAAACGATAATCGACATAGGAGGACAAGACAGCAAGGTCATAAAACTTGAAGATGGGCAAGTTAAAGATTTCGTCATGAACGACAAATGCGCAGCTGGCACAGGTAGATTTCTCGAGGTAATGGCGCACACGTTGGAAGTACCGATAGAAAAAATTGGAGAAGTAGCGCTTTTTGCCAAAGAAAATTTGAGTATCAGCAGTGTTTGTACTGTTTTTGCAGAAAGCGAAGTGATATCTCTAAGGTCCTCTGGACATAAGGTTGAGGACATACTCAAAGCCGTTCACATGGCGATAGCAAAAAGATTGATTGCAATGTACGGCAGAGTAAATGGAGAAAGCCCGGTGGTTTTAACCGGAGGTGTGGCAAAAAATATCGCGATCAAAAAGTGCCTAGAAGAACTTCTCAACACTTCCATTCAAGTTCCGCAGGATCCAACCGTAACTGGCGCGCTTGGTGCGGCTGTGATAGGTTTAGAAACCTGTTTGAAAAGGGTTTAA
- a CDS encoding HAD family hydrolase: MVKNVVFDLGGVLLSWEPYKYMLENFGKEVADFLNQKVFEDKDWWLMDQGVYTEKELWEKKKAQLPEYRHYLEILEKVVPELLVPIQENVSVALRLKELGYKIYILSNFSKNNFDYVYSKYDFFKAFDGMVISSHVNVVKPDEKIYRILIERYSLIPQECLYVDDRKENVEMGLKLGFFAVHLEVPYQLKSIVEKILKITL, encoded by the coding sequence ATGGTAAAAAACGTTGTTTTTGATCTTGGAGGAGTGCTTTTATCCTGGGAACCGTACAAGTACATGCTGGAAAATTTCGGAAAAGAGGTCGCCGATTTTTTGAATCAAAAGGTTTTTGAAGACAAAGATTGGTGGCTCATGGATCAGGGAGTGTACACCGAAAAGGAACTTTGGGAAAAAAAGAAAGCACAACTGCCTGAGTACAGACATTATTTGGAAATACTTGAAAAAGTTGTACCAGAATTACTTGTTCCAATTCAAGAGAACGTATCGGTGGCGTTGAGATTAAAGGAACTTGGCTACAAAATTTATATTCTTTCAAACTTCAGCAAGAACAACTTTGATTACGTTTATTCCAAATACGATTTTTTCAAAGCATTTGATGGCATGGTGATTTCAAGTCATGTGAACGTTGTGAAACCTGACGAGAAAATCTACAGAATACTCATAGAAAGGTATTCTTTGATTCCACAAGAATGTCTTTATGTGGACGACAGGAAGGAAAACGTTGAAATGGGATTGAAACTTGGATTTTTCGCCGTCCATCTCGAAGTCCCATATCAACTTAAAAGTATTGTTGAGAAGATTTTGAAAATCACACTTTAA
- the rpsF gene encoding 30S ribosomal protein S6, with product MERIYESMFIMDPRLSSEERESLVEKVKSIITERCKGTIQSVDRWGIRKLAYPIAHQTEGDYTIIYFKAPPANVDKLEEFYRVTPQIIRWQTFRREDLEKKEAKKRKEQQATEEKSE from the coding sequence ATGGAGAGAATTTACGAGTCCATGTTCATCATGGATCCTCGCTTGAGCAGCGAGGAAAGAGAAAGCTTGGTTGAAAAAGTCAAAAGCATCATCACCGAAAGGTGCAAAGGAACGATTCAATCCGTTGACCGCTGGGGAATCAGAAAATTAGCTTACCCAATAGCCCATCAAACCGAAGGAGATTACACGATCATCTACTTCAAAGCCCCACCTGCCAACGTTGATAAGTTGGAAGAATTTTACCGGGTGACACCTCAGATCATACGTTGGCAGACTTTTAGAAGAGAAGATCTCGAAAAGAAAGAAGCAAAGAAACGGAAAGAGCAGCAGGCAACCGAAGAAAAATCAGAATGA
- a CDS encoding single-stranded DNA-binding protein — protein MPYFNRVILVGRITRDPETRYTTSGRMVATFNLAVNRPPRPDAEEVTDFIRIVTFGKLAEFAKMYLKKGQLILVEGELRLQRWQARDGTTRTTAEIWARDIRFLERKSVSETVEPEFEEEEETEFAESESQIENSDEDIFDDFWRESENPDEPPF, from the coding sequence ATGCCCTATTTCAATAGGGTCATTTTGGTTGGTCGAATCACGCGGGACCCAGAAACGCGTTACACTACCTCCGGGCGGATGGTAGCCACTTTCAATCTTGCGGTGAACAGACCTCCACGGCCAGATGCGGAGGAGGTCACCGATTTTATCAGAATAGTGACTTTTGGCAAGCTTGCTGAATTTGCCAAGATGTATCTGAAAAAAGGACAGTTGATACTTGTAGAAGGAGAACTTAGACTTCAAAGATGGCAGGCAAGAGACGGTACAACCAGAACCACCGCCGAAATTTGGGCAAGGGACATAAGATTTTTGGAACGAAAATCTGTGTCCGAAACCGTTGAACCAGAGTTTGAAGAAGAGGAAGAAACTGAATTTGCTGAATCGGAAAGTCAAATTGAAAACTCCGACGAGGATATCTTTGATGATTTTTGGCGTGAAAGTGAAAATCCAGATGAACCACCGTTCTAA